One stretch of Siphonobacter curvatus DNA includes these proteins:
- a CDS encoding lycopene cyclase family protein, whose product MKYDIIITGGGMAGLSLAYYLNHSTLRHKQILIIDREPKTRNDRTWAFWQAGEGAFESILYRHWNKLWFHGTEGFSRQLDLGQHQYKLLRGKDFYASIRADLSRNPNIQYLFADLHSVETSAGSALVQTSKGEYRAQWCFDSTVPMQAIRTLTAEPASLPAPRWQELLQHFKGWVIRTEKPVFDPEMPIMMDFRIEQKNECRFVYVMPFSATEALVEFTLFTPTLLTSAEYDEALRAYLKDFFSLETYEITEEETGIIPMSDEPMSEQPSPHVIRIGTAGGYTRASTGYTFTRTQKRLQALVRQLEKNFLQSPVTNQPISAQYRFYDQVLLNVFLKNRYSAATVFTDLFRKNPAHLIFRFLDEETSLREDLGVLYSVPVIPFTVAAFDVFKRNISEMFKR is encoded by the coding sequence TTGAAGTACGACATCATCATTACGGGCGGAGGGATGGCAGGACTAAGTCTGGCCTATTACCTCAATCACAGCACCTTACGTCATAAGCAGATTCTGATTATTGACCGGGAACCCAAAACCCGTAACGACCGCACCTGGGCCTTCTGGCAAGCGGGTGAAGGAGCGTTTGAATCCATTCTGTATCGGCACTGGAATAAGCTTTGGTTTCACGGAACGGAGGGTTTTTCCCGACAATTAGATCTCGGCCAGCACCAGTACAAGCTCCTTCGCGGTAAGGATTTTTACGCTTCGATCCGGGCTGACCTTTCCCGTAATCCCAACATTCAGTATTTGTTCGCGGATCTACATTCGGTGGAAACTTCCGCGGGTTCGGCTTTGGTTCAAACTTCGAAAGGCGAGTATCGGGCTCAGTGGTGCTTCGACAGTACCGTTCCCATGCAGGCCATTCGAACGCTGACAGCAGAGCCTGCTTCGCTCCCGGCCCCTCGCTGGCAGGAACTACTACAGCATTTCAAAGGCTGGGTCATTCGTACCGAAAAACCGGTATTCGATCCCGAAATGCCGATCATGATGGACTTCCGGATTGAACAGAAAAACGAATGTCGGTTTGTATATGTCATGCCTTTTTCCGCGACGGAAGCTCTCGTTGAGTTCACGCTCTTCACGCCAACTCTATTGACATCAGCCGAATACGACGAAGCGTTGCGAGCCTATCTGAAGGATTTTTTTAGTCTGGAAACCTACGAGATTACCGAAGAGGAAACGGGCATTATTCCCATGAGTGACGAGCCGATGTCCGAACAGCCTTCGCCGCACGTTATACGGATTGGGACCGCCGGAGGATACACCCGGGCCAGTACGGGTTACACGTTTACGCGTACGCAAAAGCGACTGCAGGCGTTGGTGCGTCAATTGGAAAAGAACTTCTTGCAATCTCCGGTTACCAACCAACCCATCTCGGCTCAGTATCGCTTTTATGATCAGGTACTTCTAAATGTATTCCTGAAAAATCGGTATTCTGCGGCAACGGTTTTTACGGATTTGTTCCGGAAGAACCCCGCTCACCTGATTTTTCGCTTTCTGGATGAGGAAACTTCGCTTCGGGAAGACCTGGGCGTTCTGTATTCAGTACCCGTCATTCCCTTTACCGTGGCTGCTTTTGACGTTTTTAAGAGAAATATCTCGGAAATGTTCAAACGGTAA
- a CDS encoding lipocalin family protein, protein MKPFIYVLLLISFIACKNKDADSLVGKWMTSGQNPEAWGFVLDKEGIATALPVKGVQYKTWEQVGSNLVLHGTKSEEPYTNSFKILSLKDNTLVVEDENGRELTFTKTSAMNVSDQDEEACYSYTMNQDTVFLHLTATRPRVTGDLTYQLHEKDANRGSIQGKMKGDTLLAEYTFNSEGRSSVREVVFIKKGDTLVEGFGPVHDKEGKVVFQNHKDITFTNGLTLKKVNCVK, encoded by the coding sequence ATGAAACCTTTCATCTATGTTTTATTACTAATCAGTTTTATAGCTTGCAAAAATAAAGACGCCGACTCGCTGGTAGGGAAGTGGATGACGAGTGGCCAGAATCCCGAGGCCTGGGGCTTTGTATTGGATAAAGAGGGAATCGCTACAGCTTTGCCCGTTAAGGGCGTTCAGTACAAAACCTGGGAACAGGTAGGCAGTAATCTGGTCCTGCACGGTACAAAATCAGAAGAACCGTATACGAACAGCTTTAAGATTCTTTCCCTGAAAGACAACACCCTGGTGGTAGAAGACGAGAACGGTCGGGAACTTACCTTTACCAAAACGTCAGCGATGAACGTCAGTGATCAGGATGAGGAAGCCTGTTATTCCTACACCATGAATCAGGATACTGTTTTTCTGCACCTGACAGCAACGCGTCCACGGGTGACGGGCGATCTAACGTACCAACTTCACGAAAAGGACGCGAATCGTGGTAGTATTCAGGGAAAAATGAAGGGGGATACGCTTTTGGCCGAATATACCTTTAATTCCGAGGGTCGCTCTTCTGTACGCGAAGTGGTTTTCATCAAAAAAGGGGATACGTTGGTAGAAGGATTTGGCCCAGTCCATGATAAAGAAGGTAAGGTAGTTTTTCAAAATCATAAGGACATTACCTTTACGAATGGCCTTACGCTGAAAAAAGTCAATTGCGTGAAATAA
- the lipA gene encoding lipoyl synthase: protein MIELPVITKTEPAGLNRPGSSTRKPEWLRVKLPTGPEYRNVRQVVDEYKLHTICQSGNCPNMGECWGAGTATFMILGNVCTRSCTFCAVATGRPNEYDADEPRRVAEAIKIMGVKHAVITSVNRDELKDRGAEIWYDTVRLTKELSPSTTIETLIPDTKGNWPALERMISAGQEVVSHNMETVERLYRPVRPQAKYSRSLEQIQRTKAFGKRTKTGIMLGLGETQEEVFKAMDDLVENGLDILTLGQYLQPTKMHHEVIEWIHPDTFAMYKEEGEKRGIKYVEAGPLVRSSYHAERHVHV, encoded by the coding sequence ATGATCGAGCTACCCGTTATTACGAAAACTGAACCGGCTGGTTTAAACAGACCGGGTTCTTCTACCCGTAAACCCGAATGGTTGCGAGTAAAACTCCCGACGGGTCCGGAATACCGCAATGTGCGGCAGGTGGTGGATGAATACAAACTTCACACCATTTGTCAGTCAGGCAATTGTCCCAACATGGGCGAATGCTGGGGAGCGGGTACGGCCACGTTCATGATTTTAGGCAATGTCTGCACGCGTTCCTGTACCTTCTGTGCCGTAGCGACGGGCCGTCCGAACGAATATGACGCCGACGAACCCCGACGCGTGGCTGAGGCCATTAAAATCATGGGTGTGAAACACGCCGTGATTACGTCCGTCAACCGTGACGAACTGAAAGACCGGGGAGCAGAAATCTGGTATGATACGGTTCGTCTGACGAAAGAATTGAGTCCGAGTACGACGATTGAAACCCTGATTCCGGATACGAAAGGAAACTGGCCCGCTCTGGAACGCATGATTTCAGCCGGTCAGGAAGTGGTTTCACACAATATGGAAACCGTGGAGCGGTTATACCGTCCCGTCCGTCCGCAGGCTAAATACAGCCGCAGTCTGGAGCAGATTCAGCGTACGAAAGCGTTTGGTAAGCGTACCAAGACTGGCATTATGCTGGGCCTGGGCGAAACGCAGGAAGAAGTTTTCAAAGCGATGGATGATCTGGTCGAAAACGGCCTGGATATTCTGACGCTGGGTCAGTACCTGCAACCGACCAAAATGCACCACGAAGTCATCGAATGGATTCACCCCGATACCTTCGCGATGTACAAGGAAGAAGGCGAAAAACGCGGTATTAAGTACGTAGAAGCAGGACCGCTGGTTCGTTCCAGCTACCACGCCGAACGTCACGTGCACGTATAG
- a CDS encoding alkaline phosphatase, with product MHRYLLLCVGLLAGGLSVQAQQTPKRPKNVILLIGDGMGVNQVYAAQIANKGPLHLNRFPYLGLSTTHPVKDFITDSGAGGTALSTGVKTKNGAVAVDSANRPQVTLAELAKKRKLSTGIVTTCDITDATPADFYAHQSSRSQHEAIAEQMVNADLDVVIGGGMRYFFQRKDGKNLLEDFKKKGYTVADTSQDFTVATGKKLVAFNAGMNPIKVKEGRGPMLRQEVEKALSILSENKNGFFLMAEGSQIDWAGHANDLEYMVTEMLDFDKAVGAALDFAEKNGETLVIVTADHETGGLSLTGGDWRNGVVEGKFIWMNHSANPVPVFAYGPGSELFRGIFPNVEVNKRIQQAWWGETILSRK from the coding sequence ATGCATCGTTACCTTCTTTTGTGTGTCGGTCTCCTGGCGGGCGGGCTGTCAGTACAGGCTCAGCAAACGCCCAAACGTCCTAAAAACGTAATCTTGTTGATTGGTGACGGGATGGGCGTCAATCAGGTATACGCCGCTCAGATTGCCAACAAAGGTCCGCTTCACCTGAACCGTTTTCCATACCTCGGTCTTTCTACCACGCACCCCGTCAAAGATTTTATTACCGATTCAGGAGCGGGTGGTACGGCTCTGTCTACGGGTGTAAAAACGAAAAACGGAGCCGTCGCGGTAGACTCTGCCAATCGTCCCCAGGTGACCTTGGCCGAACTGGCTAAAAAGCGGAAACTTTCTACCGGTATCGTTACTACCTGCGACATTACAGACGCTACCCCAGCAGATTTTTATGCTCACCAGTCCTCCCGCTCACAACACGAAGCCATTGCTGAGCAAATGGTCAATGCGGACCTCGATGTAGTGATTGGTGGCGGAATGCGGTATTTCTTCCAACGGAAAGACGGCAAAAACCTACTCGAAGATTTTAAAAAGAAAGGCTATACGGTAGCCGATACTTCCCAGGATTTTACGGTAGCCACGGGTAAAAAGCTGGTTGCTTTCAATGCCGGCATGAATCCAATCAAGGTTAAAGAAGGTCGGGGTCCTATGCTTCGTCAGGAAGTAGAAAAAGCATTAAGCATTCTGTCGGAAAACAAAAACGGTTTCTTCCTCATGGCTGAGGGCTCGCAGATTGACTGGGCTGGTCACGCCAACGACCTGGAATATATGGTGACTGAAATGCTGGATTTCGATAAAGCGGTAGGAGCTGCTCTCGACTTTGCGGAAAAGAACGGCGAAACACTTGTCATCGTAACTGCCGATCATGAAACGGGTGGCTTGAGCCTGACGGGTGGTGACTGGAGAAATGGCGTTGTCGAAGGAAAATTTATCTGGATGAATCACTCCGCTAACCCCGTGCCCGTGTTTGCGTACGGCCCTGGTTCTGAGTTATTTCGGGGTATTTTTCCTAACGTAGAGGTAAACAAAAGAATTCAACAGGCCTGGTGGGGCGAAACCATCCTGAGCCGTAAATAG
- a CDS encoding OsmC family protein: MATAKITYLGQLRTQGVHLKSGSEILTDAPVDNHGKGEAFSPTDLVASALGSCMLTIMGIVAQRDGIDITGTEVEVTKSMAESPRRIGQLEVKLKIKTNQPLTETRRKKLENAALTCPVAESLHPDLKQAVSFEFSV, translated from the coding sequence ATGGCAACTGCAAAAATTACGTACTTAGGACAGCTTCGCACGCAGGGCGTCCACCTCAAGTCAGGCTCTGAAATCTTAACGGACGCTCCCGTAGACAATCATGGGAAAGGAGAAGCGTTTTCGCCCACGGATCTGGTAGCATCCGCTCTGGGATCGTGTATGCTTACGATCATGGGTATTGTGGCCCAACGCGATGGAATTGACATTACGGGTACAGAAGTAGAAGTAACGAAAAGTATGGCGGAAAGTCCCCGACGGATTGGTCAACTGGAAGTAAAACTGAAAATTAAAACTAATCAACCCCTCACGGAAACCCGCCGGAAGAAACTGGAAAACGCGGCTCTTACCTGCCCAGTAGCTGAAAGTCTACACCCAGATTTGAAGCAGGCAGTGAGTTTTGAGTTTTCGGTTTAG
- the secA gene encoding preprotein translocase subunit SecA, with amino-acid sequence MLKLITKIFGTKSDRDLKELYPYVGKVNTEFAKLKDLSDDELRQQTADLKAVIKERLAPIDQQSEAIRQRIDANPDMDINEKDSLFKQIDALEVQSDQKLEDVLLEILPRAFAIVKETGRRYTENGQLVVTANLHDRFVASRKSNVIIDGDKAIWKNTWNVMGQPITWNMVHYDVQLIGGVVLHQGKISEMATGEGKTLVSTLPAFLNALGGKGVHIVTVNDYLAKRDSEWNAPLFEFHGMNVDCIDRHEPNTHSRRQAYQADITYGTNNEFGFDYLRDNMARTPEELVQRKHHYAMVDEVDSVLIDDARTPLIISGPMVKDNDVQEFEMLNPRIERLVDEQQKLVQGFLTEARRLIAAGNTKEGGLALFRAHRGLPKYKPLIKYLSEQGNQAIMRATENDYLQEQGKRMPEADAPLYFVIEEKNNSVELTEKGIDVMTTKNEDPNFFILPDLSVVLNQVEKSDLSEADKIHKKDEIIRDYSIKTQRIHTVNQLLKAHTLFEIDVEYVIMDGKIKIVDEQTGRIMEGRRYSDGLHQAIEAKERVKVEDATQTYATVTLQNYFRMYHKLSGMTGTAETEAGEFWQIYKLDVVAIPTNLKIVRKDEEDKVYKTVREKYNAVVQEIDELVKAGRPVLVGTTSVENSEILSRLLRMRGIQHQVLNAKQHQREAEIVASAGHSRNVTIATNMAGRGTDIKLTPESKASGGLAIIGTERHESRRVDRQLRGRAGRQGDPGSSQFFVSLEDNLMRLFGSERIAKVMDRMGMEEGEVIQHSMITSSIERAQKKVEENNFGIRKRLLEYDDVMNYQREAIYKRRKNALFGDRLALDIANITYDVCEELVNNNPSFEELELRVIETLAIQLPFTRDEFLRMKPEQRTHQLHTAAETHYQAKGADIAQRMRTFFQDLFEANQGNVNEQSVIGLPFTDGEHVMGFQVNFLKALNSEGREVTREIEKNIALTVIDQEWKEHLRDMDDLKQSVQNAVFEQKDPLLIYKFESVDLFKQFINKVNFDIVQLLMRYDVPELFVDQPQVPQPPRRPEPQPQLQTSKDDVSGLTGGSGPSVEELEEMAPAIERPRQQPIRVQKIEPNQRVSVQYMDGRVERDVKFKKVEEDVKRGVCVLID; translated from the coding sequence ATGCTTAAACTCATCACCAAAATTTTCGGTACAAAATCCGATCGGGATTTAAAAGAACTCTATCCTTACGTCGGAAAAGTCAATACCGAATTTGCCAAATTAAAAGATCTTTCGGATGACGAACTTCGTCAGCAAACCGCTGATTTGAAGGCAGTCATCAAAGAAAGACTTGCTCCCATTGATCAACAATCCGAAGCGATTCGTCAGCGTATTGATGCGAATCCGGATATGGACATTAATGAAAAAGATTCGCTCTTCAAGCAGATTGATGCCCTCGAAGTACAGTCGGATCAGAAGCTGGAGGACGTATTACTTGAAATCCTGCCCCGGGCTTTCGCGATTGTGAAAGAAACGGGTCGTCGCTATACCGAAAATGGTCAGTTGGTAGTTACGGCTAACCTACATGACCGTTTTGTAGCTTCCAGAAAGTCGAACGTCATTATCGACGGCGATAAAGCAATCTGGAAAAATACCTGGAATGTCATGGGTCAGCCCATCACCTGGAACATGGTGCACTACGATGTACAGCTGATTGGTGGGGTGGTACTGCATCAGGGTAAAATTTCCGAGATGGCTACCGGGGAAGGTAAAACGCTGGTATCAACGTTACCCGCTTTCCTGAATGCCCTGGGCGGAAAAGGCGTACACATTGTAACGGTCAACGATTACCTGGCCAAACGTGACTCCGAGTGGAATGCTCCGCTGTTCGAGTTTCACGGCATGAACGTAGACTGTATCGACCGTCACGAACCTAACACGCATTCGCGTCGTCAGGCGTATCAGGCTGATATTACCTACGGTACCAATAACGAATTTGGTTTCGACTACCTCCGCGATAACATGGCTCGCACACCGGAAGAATTGGTGCAGCGGAAACACCATTACGCCATGGTCGATGAGGTCGATTCTGTATTGATTGACGACGCCCGTACCCCCTTGATCATCAGTGGGCCGATGGTGAAAGACAATGACGTACAGGAATTTGAAATGTTAAATCCCCGGATTGAGCGTCTGGTGGATGAGCAGCAAAAACTCGTACAGGGCTTTCTGACGGAAGCTCGCCGGTTGATCGCTGCGGGGAATACTAAAGAGGGTGGATTGGCTCTGTTCCGGGCACACCGGGGATTGCCGAAATACAAACCGCTGATCAAATACCTCAGTGAGCAGGGCAATCAGGCCATCATGCGGGCTACTGAAAATGACTACTTGCAGGAACAAGGCAAACGGATGCCCGAAGCCGATGCTCCGTTGTACTTCGTCATTGAAGAGAAAAATAACTCCGTAGAACTGACGGAGAAGGGTATCGACGTGATGACCACGAAGAATGAAGATCCTAATTTCTTCATTCTGCCGGATTTGTCGGTAGTCCTGAATCAGGTTGAAAAATCAGATCTTTCTGAAGCAGATAAAATCCACAAGAAAGACGAGATTATCCGCGATTACTCCATCAAGACACAACGGATTCACACGGTTAATCAATTGTTGAAGGCTCATACGCTTTTTGAAATTGACGTGGAATACGTGATCATGGATGGAAAGATCAAGATCGTCGATGAGCAGACGGGCCGGATTATGGAAGGTCGTCGGTACTCGGACGGTTTGCACCAAGCCATTGAAGCCAAGGAACGCGTTAAAGTGGAAGACGCGACGCAAACCTACGCGACGGTTACCTTGCAAAACTACTTCCGGATGTACCATAAACTTTCGGGTATGACGGGTACGGCCGAAACGGAAGCGGGTGAGTTCTGGCAGATTTACAAACTCGATGTAGTAGCCATCCCAACCAACCTGAAAATTGTTCGGAAGGACGAAGAGGATAAGGTATATAAAACCGTTCGGGAGAAATACAATGCCGTTGTTCAGGAAATCGATGAGCTGGTGAAAGCCGGTCGTCCGGTACTGGTGGGTACAACGTCAGTTGAAAACTCGGAAATCCTGAGCCGTTTACTGCGGATGCGGGGTATTCAGCACCAGGTACTGAACGCCAAACAACACCAACGCGAAGCCGAAATCGTGGCATCAGCGGGTCATTCGCGTAACGTAACCATCGCGACCAACATGGCCGGTCGGGGTACAGATATTAAGCTGACGCCTGAATCGAAAGCATCTGGTGGTTTAGCGATTATCGGTACGGAACGTCACGAATCGCGACGGGTTGACCGTCAGTTACGCGGTCGGGCGGGACGTCAGGGTGACCCAGGATCGTCTCAGTTCTTCGTATCGCTGGAAGATAACCTGATGCGTCTGTTCGGTTCCGAACGGATTGCCAAGGTGATGGACCGCATGGGTATGGAAGAAGGAGAGGTAATCCAGCACTCAATGATTACGTCTTCGATTGAGCGAGCTCAGAAGAAAGTAGAGGAAAATAACTTCGGTATCCGGAAGCGTCTGTTGGAATACGACGACGTGATGAACTACCAGCGGGAAGCCATTTACAAACGCCGGAAAAATGCGTTGTTTGGTGACCGTCTGGCTCTGGATATTGCCAATATTACCTACGACGTTTGCGAAGAACTGGTCAACAATAATCCAAGCTTCGAAGAACTTGAATTGCGGGTGATTGAGACCCTTGCTATTCAGTTGCCCTTCACTCGGGATGAATTCCTGCGGATGAAGCCTGAGCAGCGTACGCACCAGCTACACACTGCTGCCGAGACTCACTATCAGGCGAAAGGTGCGGATATCGCTCAACGGATGCGTACGTTCTTCCAGGATCTGTTCGAAGCTAATCAGGGTAATGTTAATGAGCAATCGGTCATTGGATTGCCCTTTACCGATGGGGAGCACGTGATGGGCTTCCAGGTGAATTTCCTGAAAGCATTGAACTCTGAAGGCCGGGAAGTAACCCGTGAAATTGAAAAGAATATTGCTCTGACGGTGATCGACCAGGAATGGAAAGAACACCTCCGCGATATGGATGACTTGAAGCAATCGGTACAAAATGCCGTATTCGAGCAAAAAGATCCTTTGCTGATTTACAAGTTCGAATCGGTTGACCTGTTCAAGCAGTTCATCAATAAAGTCAACTTTGACATTGTTCAGTTGCTCATGCGTTACGATGTGCCTGAGCTGTTTGTTGATCAGCCGCAGGTGCCTCAGCCGCCGCGTCGGCCTGAACCACAGCCCCAGCTACAGACGAGTAAAGACGATGTATCGGGACTGACGGGTGGAAGTGGACCGAGCGTAGAAGAGCTTGAAGAAATGGCTCCTGCCATAGAACGGCCTCGTCAGCAACCCATTCGTGTTCAAAAGATTGAACCTAACCAACGGGTATCGGTTCAGTACATGGACGGTCGCGTAGAGCGGGACGTGAAGTTCAAGAAAGTAGAAGAAGATGTGAAACGTGGCGTATGTGTACTTATTGATTAG
- a CDS encoding DUF2256 domain-containing protein — MSHRKPHLPTKICPVCQLPFSWRKKWERNWEEVVYCSDKCRMNKSTIKPKSENI, encoded by the coding sequence ATGTCACATCGCAAGCCTCATCTACCCACAAAAATCTGTCCGGTTTGTCAGTTACCGTTTAGCTGGCGGAAGAAATGGGAACGCAATTGGGAAGAGGTAGTGTATTGCAGTGACAAATGCCGAATGAATAAATCAACCATTAAACCCAAGTCTGAAAACATATGA
- a CDS encoding 3-oxoacyl-ACP synthase III family protein: MYINAISSYLPEQVVTNEHFARLNGLSDQWIVERTGIRERRKAAPHENTNTMAVEAVRQGLALLPYPVQEIDLIVGATYTPYDTIVSLAHAVQHDLQIPDIPVLSVSTACSSLLNALEVVQGYFCMKKATKALVVVSDNNTAYSNESDKIAGHLWGDGAAALFLSNERVSDSDLKIVDILTGGAATVGKALEGVVLKPNDEGFVMPNGRDVFIHAVQYMPRASRQILGRNGLTLEEVDWVLPHQANFRISKKVMEELGLPMEKLLSNIQYLGNTGCAGCAIGLDENKYRFQKGDHIVVTTFGGGYSYGAMLVEA; encoded by the coding sequence ATGTATATCAACGCGATAAGTAGCTATTTGCCGGAGCAAGTTGTTACGAATGAACACTTCGCCCGACTGAATGGATTGTCTGACCAGTGGATTGTGGAGAGGACGGGCATCCGAGAACGTCGGAAAGCTGCCCCCCATGAAAACACGAACACTATGGCTGTGGAGGCCGTTCGTCAGGGGTTAGCCCTGTTACCATACCCTGTTCAGGAGATTGACCTCATTGTAGGAGCTACCTACACCCCTTACGATACGATTGTATCGTTAGCTCATGCGGTTCAGCATGATCTTCAAATTCCGGATATTCCGGTACTGTCCGTATCAACGGCCTGTTCTTCGTTATTGAATGCCCTGGAAGTCGTTCAGGGGTATTTCTGCATGAAGAAAGCGACCAAAGCTCTGGTTGTCGTGTCGGATAACAACACTGCTTACAGCAACGAATCGGATAAAATAGCCGGACACTTGTGGGGCGACGGAGCAGCGGCTCTGTTCCTGTCCAACGAACGGGTATCGGATTCGGATCTGAAAATTGTTGATATTCTAACCGGCGGGGCAGCCACGGTAGGCAAAGCCCTGGAAGGGGTTGTCCTGAAGCCTAACGACGAAGGGTTTGTAATGCCCAACGGCCGCGATGTATTTATTCACGCGGTGCAGTACATGCCCCGAGCCAGTCGTCAGATTCTGGGTCGTAATGGACTTACGCTGGAGGAAGTAGATTGGGTGCTGCCGCATCAGGCCAATTTCCGGATCAGCAAAAAAGTAATGGAAGAACTGGGCTTACCGATGGAAAAACTTTTATCTAACATTCAGTACTTAGGGAACACCGGTTGTGCCGGTTGTGCTATTGGCCTGGATGAAAATAAGTACCGCTTCCAGAAAGGCGATCACATCGTCGTCACTACGTTCGGTGGGGGATACTCGTATGGTGCGATGCTGGTAGAAGCGTAA
- a CDS encoding DinB family protein: MELIPMFLKEMEQEAQTTRKMLSRVPDDKLDWAPHERSMPMRTLATHIAELPTWVTMTLTTDELDFASNPYQKQEIHTNADLMAFFEKSLEDGKTQLVSENEGILNEPWTLRDGETIYSIRPRHEVIRMAYNQITHHRAQLGVYLRLLNIPIPGSYGPSADEMNF; this comes from the coding sequence ATGGAACTGATTCCGATGTTTTTAAAAGAAATGGAGCAGGAAGCTCAAACCACCCGTAAGATGTTATCCCGTGTACCCGATGATAAATTGGATTGGGCTCCGCACGAACGAAGTATGCCAATGCGAACTCTGGCAACGCATATTGCCGAACTACCTACCTGGGTAACGATGACATTAACGACGGATGAGCTGGACTTTGCTTCCAACCCTTATCAAAAGCAGGAGATCCATACGAATGCAGACCTAATGGCGTTTTTCGAAAAAAGTCTGGAGGATGGGAAGACACAGTTAGTATCCGAAAACGAAGGTATTCTCAACGAACCCTGGACGTTACGAGACGGTGAAACCATCTACAGTATCCGGCCCAGACACGAAGTCATCCGTATGGCTTACAACCAGATCACCCACCATCGGGCTCAGTTAGGCGTATACTTACGTTTGCTGAACATACCAATTCCGGGTAGTTACGGGCCCAGTGCGGATGAGATGAATTTCTAA